The following proteins are encoded in a genomic region of Neisseria perflava:
- the hemN gene encoding oxygen-independent coproporphyrinogen III oxidase — protein MKIIPISNNTNTNNELPEFDRELIASLPSSGPRYTSYPTADRFHEGFKEAEYIQALNLRNMGALNKPLSLYIHIPFCNTICYYCGCNKIITKDKSRADAYIQYLEKEMELLAPHLGGRHQLAQLHFGGGTPTFLSDDQLERVFEMIRKYFQLIPNGEYSIEIDPRKVSRETVLKLGKLGFNRMSVGIQDFDPKVQAAVNRIQSYEETKEVIDAAREAGFKSVSVDLIYGLPHQNTESIKTTIDTVLSLDPDRLALYHYAHLPHIFKPQRRIDTNVVPGSEEKLDMLQYCVQTLTERGYVFIGMDHFAKPDDELSIALKEGFLQRNFQGYSTYADCDLVAIGVSSIGKIGSTYSQNERDIDAYYAALDAGYLPIMRGYQLNQDDILRRNIIQDLMCRFSLDYQIYESVFGIPFSRYFVAELEDMKQLETLGLVRLKPHGLTVTPKGRFLIRNIAMVFDYHLRHKETKAKYSQTV, from the coding sequence ATGAAAATCATCCCCATCTCAAATAACACCAACACAAACAATGAATTACCGGAATTCGACCGCGAATTGATTGCCAGTTTGCCATCAAGCGGTCCACGTTATACATCCTATCCGACCGCCGACCGCTTCCATGAAGGCTTTAAAGAAGCCGAATATATCCAAGCTTTAAACCTGCGCAACATGGGCGCGCTCAACAAACCCCTTTCACTCTACATCCACATTCCCTTCTGCAATACCATCTGCTATTACTGCGGCTGCAATAAAATCATTACCAAAGACAAAAGCCGTGCCGATGCCTATATCCAGTATCTGGAAAAAGAAATGGAATTGCTGGCACCGCATTTAGGCGGAAGACACCAGCTCGCGCAGCTCCACTTCGGTGGCGGCACGCCCACATTCCTGAGCGACGACCAACTCGAACGCGTCTTCGAAATGATCCGCAAATACTTCCAGCTCATCCCCAACGGCGAATACTCCATCGAAATCGACCCGCGCAAAGTCAGCCGCGAAACCGTCCTCAAGTTGGGCAAACTCGGTTTCAACCGCATGAGTGTAGGCATTCAAGACTTTGACCCTAAAGTGCAGGCAGCCGTCAACCGTATCCAAAGCTACGAAGAAACCAAAGAAGTGATTGATGCCGCGCGTGAAGCCGGGTTTAAATCAGTCAGCGTCGATTTGATTTACGGCCTGCCGCACCAAAACACCGAAAGCATCAAAACCACCATCGATACGGTCTTATCCCTCGATCCCGACCGCCTTGCCCTTTACCACTACGCCCACCTGCCGCATATCTTCAAACCGCAACGCCGTATCGACACCAATGTTGTCCCCGGCAGCGAAGAAAAACTCGATATGCTGCAATATTGCGTCCAAACCCTGACTGAGCGCGGCTACGTTTTCATCGGTATGGACCACTTTGCCAAACCTGATGATGAACTCTCCATCGCCCTCAAAGAAGGCTTCCTGCAACGCAACTTCCAAGGCTACTCGACCTATGCCGACTGCGACTTGGTGGCGATCGGCGTCTCCTCTATCGGCAAAATCGGCAGCACCTACTCCCAAAACGAGCGCGACATCGATGCCTATTACGCCGCACTCGATGCCGGATATCTACCGATTATGCGCGGCTACCAGCTTAATCAAGACGACATTCTGCGCCGCAACATCATTCAGGATTTGATGTGCCGCTTCTCGCTTGATTATCAAATTTACGAAAGCGTGTTCGGCATTCCGTTTAGCCGCTATTTTGTAGCGGAACTGGAAGATATGAAACAACTGGAAACCCTCGGTCTGGTCCGCCTCAAACCGCACGGCCTGACCGTTACGCCGAAGGGCCGTTTCCTGATCCGCAACATCGCCATGGTGTTCGACTACCATTTGCGCCATAAAGAAACCAAAGCCAAATACTCGCAAACCGTATAA
- a CDS encoding OmpA family protein, whose amino-acid sequence MTKQLKLSALFVALVASGTAMASEAHTKHGYTVSSQSQEIVRNNYGECWKNSYFDKATQGRVECGDREAVAPVQQAPEYVDETVSLSSKTLFGFDKDNLRPEAQENLNALAQRLSNESVQTVRVEGHTDFMGSEQYNQALSERRANVVANYLVGRGVASSKISAVGLGESQAQMTATCEAEVAKLGKKVSKAKKRAALIACIEPDRRVDVKIRSVVTRQVAPGQTIEGQGELPATDEGWIPAPYNGVHGYAKP is encoded by the coding sequence ATGACCAAACAGCTGAAATTAAGCGCATTGTTCGTTGCCTTGGTTGCCTCTGGCACCGCTATGGCCAGCGAAGCGCATACCAAACACGGTTACACCGTAAGCAGCCAATCTCAAGAAATCGTCCGTAACAACTACGGCGAATGCTGGAAAAACAGCTACTTCGACAAAGCTACCCAAGGCCGTGTTGAATGTGGTGACCGCGAAGCAGTTGCTCCTGTACAACAAGCTCCTGAGTATGTTGATGAAACTGTTTCCCTGTCTTCTAAAACTCTGTTCGGCTTCGACAAAGACAACCTCCGTCCTGAAGCTCAAGAAAACCTCAACGCTTTGGCCCAACGCCTGAGCAACGAAAGCGTACAAACCGTACGTGTTGAAGGTCATACCGACTTCATGGGTTCTGAACAATACAACCAAGCTCTGTCTGAGCGTCGTGCCAACGTAGTTGCTAACTACTTGGTAGGCCGTGGCGTTGCTTCTAGCAAAATCTCTGCAGTAGGTCTGGGCGAATCTCAAGCTCAAATGACTGCTACTTGTGAAGCTGAAGTTGCTAAACTGGGCAAAAAAGTTTCTAAAGCTAAGAAACGTGCTGCTCTTATCGCTTGTATCGAACCTGACCGTCGCGTTGATGTTAAAATCCGCAGCGTTGTTACTCGTCAAGTTGCTCCAGGTCAAACTATCGAAGGTCAAGGCGAATTGCCTGCTACTGATGAAGGTTGGATCCCAGCTCCTTACAATGGCGTTCACGGTTACGCTAAACCTTAA
- the rpsP gene encoding 30S ribosomal protein S16, with product MVVIRLARGGSKHRPFFNVVVTDSRNRRDGRFIERVGFYNPVANEKQERVRFDADRINHWVAQGAKVSDAVAKLIKEQKIAA from the coding sequence ATGGTAGTTATCCGTTTGGCTCGCGGCGGCTCAAAACACCGCCCTTTCTTCAACGTAGTCGTAACTGACTCTCGCAACCGTCGTGACGGTCGCTTCATCGAGCGCGTAGGTTTCTACAACCCCGTTGCCAACGAAAAACAAGAACGTGTACGTTTCGACGCTGACCGCATCAACCACTGGGTCGCTCAAGGCGCGAAGGTTAGCGATGCAGTTGCCAAACTGATTAAAGAGCAAAAAATCGCTGCTTAA
- a CDS encoding PepSY-associated TM helix domain-containing protein, which yields METKPTSQNEQQASRRYLTVWRWHFYAGLLVAPFLTLLAVTGLGMLLFANITGKEGERIHVTPQAVVQPLSAQAEAARQFVNPETASVVQYIAPRADDMVAVFRVNNDDKATMVAVDPYTAKVVNTMPRGQGWYHTMDEIHGDIMIGATGDYLLETAASLTIIMIVTGIYLWWVKQRSLKAVFLPKAGKGRSWWRNLHGAFGSWVSLILLLFCLSGIAWAGIWGGKAVQAWSQFPAGKWGVEPNPVSSVLTHGDVLNDGKSKEVPWILELTPMPVSGTTLGENGINPSEPMTLETVDRFAREIGFKGRYQLNLPKGETGVWTLSQDSMSYDMVSPTADRTVHIDQYSGKILADIHFDDYNWFGKFMAASIALHMGTLGWWSVLANVVFCLAIIFICVSGCVMWWKRRPSEARGLIPPAQKIKLPVWWAMAVPLLILAVIFPTAIAAIAVIWILDTLLLSRIPALAGWFK from the coding sequence ATGGAAACAAAACCAACTTCCCAAAATGAACAACAGGCTAGCCGCCGTTATTTGACTGTTTGGCGATGGCATTTTTATGCCGGACTTTTGGTTGCGCCGTTTTTAACCCTGCTCGCTGTTACAGGGTTGGGAATGCTGCTATTTGCCAATATCACCGGTAAAGAGGGCGAACGCATACATGTTACGCCGCAGGCAGTGGTTCAGCCTTTGTCGGCTCAGGCTGAAGCTGCCAGACAGTTTGTGAATCCGGAAACTGCCTCTGTGGTGCAATATATTGCGCCGCGCGCAGATGATATGGTTGCCGTATTCCGCGTGAACAATGACGATAAAGCCACTATGGTTGCTGTTGATCCCTATACGGCAAAAGTCGTGAACACGATGCCGCGCGGTCAAGGCTGGTATCACACGATGGATGAAATCCACGGCGATATTATGATTGGGGCGACAGGGGACTACCTGTTGGAAACCGCTGCGTCGCTAACCATCATCATGATTGTGACCGGTATTTATTTGTGGTGGGTAAAACAGCGTAGTCTGAAGGCTGTTTTTTTGCCTAAAGCAGGCAAAGGTCGTTCTTGGTGGCGCAACCTACACGGTGCATTTGGCTCTTGGGTTTCTTTGATTTTGCTGCTGTTCTGTTTGTCTGGTATTGCTTGGGCAGGTATTTGGGGTGGTAAGGCTGTGCAGGCATGGAGTCAATTCCCAGCCGGCAAATGGGGTGTGGAGCCTAACCCGGTATCTTCCGTGCTAACCCATGGTGATGTGTTGAATGATGGCAAATCCAAAGAAGTGCCGTGGATTTTAGAGCTGACGCCTATGCCGGTTTCCGGTACGACACTGGGCGAAAACGGCATTAATCCAAGTGAACCGATGACTTTGGAAACGGTTGACCGCTTTGCACGCGAAATTGGCTTTAAAGGCCGCTATCAGTTGAACCTGCCTAAAGGCGAAACCGGCGTATGGACGCTGTCGCAAGACTCAATGAGCTACGATATGGTTAGTCCGACCGCCGACCGTACGGTACACATTGATCAATACAGTGGCAAAATCCTGGCTGATATTCATTTTGACGATTACAACTGGTTTGGCAAGTTCATGGCGGCAAGCATTGCTTTGCATATGGGTACGCTGGGTTGGTGGAGCGTGTTGGCGAATGTTGTGTTTTGCCTGGCGATTATTTTTATCTGTGTCAGCGGCTGTGTGATGTGGTGGAAACGCCGTCCTTCGGAAGCGCGAGGTTTAATTCCTCCTGCACAGAAAATCAAATTGCCGGTATGGTGGGCAATGGCTGTGCCACTGCTGATTTTGGCTGTGATTTTTCCAACAGCCATTGCCGCAATCGCTGTTATTTGGATTTTGGATACACTGTTGTTGTCGCGTATCCCGGCATTGGCGGGATGGTTTAAATAA
- the rplS gene encoding 50S ribosomal protein L19: MNLIQQLEQEEIARLNKEIPEFAPGDTVVVSVRVVEGSRSRLQAYEGVVIARRNRGLNSNFIVRKISSGEGVERTFQLYSPTVEKIEVKRRGDVRRAKLYYLRGLTGKAARIKEKLPARKG, from the coding sequence ATGAACTTGATTCAACAATTAGAGCAAGAAGAAATCGCTCGCTTGAACAAAGAAATCCCTGAATTCGCTCCAGGCGACACCGTTGTCGTATCTGTACGCGTGGTTGAGGGTTCTCGCAGCCGTCTGCAAGCATACGAAGGTGTGGTTATCGCCCGCCGCAACCGTGGCCTGAACAGCAACTTCATCGTTCGCAAAATCTCTAGCGGCGAAGGTGTAGAACGTACTTTCCAACTGTACTCTCCTACCGTAGAAAAAATCGAAGTTAAACGCCGTGGTGACGTACGTCGCGCTAAACTGTACTACTTGCGTGGCCTGACCGGTAAAGCAGCCCGTATTAAAGAAAAATTGCCTGCTCGCAAAGGCTAA
- a CDS encoding CysB family HTH-type transcriptional regulator: protein MKLQQLRYALEVYRHNLNVSEAADALFTSQPGISKQIRLLEEELGIQIFIRSGKRVVSVSQPGKAVLEISERILRDVQNIKNIGSEFTDHDSGSLTIATTHTQARYALPKIVAEFVKNYPKVNLTIKQGSPSAIAQMVSSGEADLAIITEQIDDHPELGKLPCYEWNHAVIVPHDHPLLDCRNPLSLEDLASFPLVTYEFAFNSGSSIARTFNKAHIEQPDVALSAADTDVLKTYVRLGLGVGLMAKMAYDPAVDQDLQLIDAAHLFEPSPTWIALRTDTYLRGYAYDFIQMFAPKLTREVVNRILYTPVVEDFSI, encoded by the coding sequence ATGAAACTGCAACAATTACGTTACGCCCTTGAAGTTTACCGGCACAATCTGAATGTCTCCGAGGCTGCCGATGCGCTTTTTACATCCCAACCCGGCATTTCCAAACAAATCCGCCTGCTTGAAGAAGAATTGGGTATCCAAATTTTTATCCGCAGCGGCAAGCGTGTGGTTTCCGTTTCGCAACCGGGCAAAGCCGTGTTAGAAATTTCGGAACGAATTTTGCGCGATGTACAAAACATTAAAAATATCGGCAGCGAGTTTACCGATCATGACAGCGGCTCGCTGACCATCGCGACAACGCATACCCAGGCGCGTTATGCCTTGCCCAAAATCGTTGCGGAATTTGTCAAAAACTACCCCAAGGTCAATTTGACCATCAAACAAGGCAGCCCTTCTGCCATTGCGCAAATGGTCAGCAGCGGCGAAGCTGATTTGGCAATTATTACCGAACAGATTGATGATCATCCTGAGTTGGGCAAACTGCCCTGCTATGAATGGAACCATGCCGTCATTGTTCCGCATGACCACCCTCTTTTGGACTGCCGCAATCCTTTAAGCCTTGAAGATTTGGCTTCTTTTCCGCTGGTTACTTACGAATTTGCTTTTAATTCCGGCAGCAGCATTGCGCGTACATTTAATAAAGCGCATATTGAGCAACCTGATGTTGCCTTATCGGCTGCCGATACAGATGTATTGAAGACGTATGTCCGCTTAGGTTTGGGCGTTGGGTTAATGGCGAAAATGGCGTACGATCCCGCAGTCGATCAAGATTTACAGCTGATTGATGCGGCACACTTATTTGAACCGTCACCCACTTGGATAGCCTTACGCACCGATACCTACCTGCGCGGTTACGCGTATGACTTTATCCAGATGTTTGCACCGAAACTGACCAGAGAAGTAGTCAACCGCATTCTGTACACGCCGGTTGTTGAAGATTTTTCAATTTAA
- a CDS encoding bifunctional acetate--CoA ligase family protein/GNAT family N-acetyltransferase, with amino-acid sequence MNATVQTGYFFMPEHIILVGASERPHSLGERIFSHLLGSSYQGKITPVNLRHSSVAGLPSYSSLSKIPGQADLVVAVIPHDHYDTLFKACRKKGLRHIILIQDWENLPPESCKNARSIIQKYHGDELNISVCNSAGVQLPSLNLNIGTQADYPAGHIALLTGHSTVSRNINHLLNTMHQGVSRHISLNYNLSPTTSADWLNRFGHNRHTKVAVIHYNPAENQRELFSAIRHFTRHTPLILLSTHHTNDTDKAVLHSLSRHCNFLPVFNINELEAALKAHLSGIPVITHPTILSDTPIEWLRSTADACQLTLNLPTDAPSIQQGCIGSDPTPARIHRLALEQLQNPHTQALLGIISPDTPDAYGIHQTLNNLAQKTSKPILISHRFSDGLTRFNTPEEALLTLYFRNQTACLQQAQNTPAPAKTGRLKTPKNKSIDKAIASGQTELMAEALYLPPCQTQKHNAVQFRFSRHPIYGNILTAHYNGQTQAALPLFTTLDIQRLSQFAKLDNTSVLNQFLHSLNTLIHNNQHIGDIILNYNGSQYSSTIIPEIVEKPAAPTTKIPKKAVQTLEQAAAKMQSAAAYLQQKNPAAAEFLRNTGEAASELLHPKTETPEIQNVLAPYPNQTDTFTLPDGNTLHIRALEPEDAEAKQKFVRQLPAADRYTRFMTHTNELPQPTLARLTRPDFHNECAWAAFASDGRIIAVSRYSRINRNECEFGITLAAEARKTGLAGKMMSLIIQTATQQGYQTMNAEILKENTPMLKLAEKSGFTVAPSETDRGLYQASLDLNAWQNSNKNK; translated from the coding sequence ATGAATGCAACCGTCCAAACCGGCTACTTCTTCATGCCCGAACACATCATCCTTGTCGGCGCCAGCGAACGTCCGCACAGCCTTGGTGAACGCATTTTCAGCCACCTGCTCGGTTCCTCATATCAAGGCAAAATCACGCCCGTCAATCTCCGCCACAGCAGCGTCGCCGGCCTCCCTTCCTACTCCAGCCTCAGCAAAATTCCAGGCCAGGCCGACTTAGTTGTCGCCGTCATCCCGCACGACCATTACGACACACTGTTCAAAGCCTGCCGCAAAAAAGGCCTGCGCCACATTATCCTGATCCAAGATTGGGAAAACCTGCCGCCCGAATCCTGCAAAAACGCCCGTTCCATCATTCAAAAATATCACGGCGACGAATTAAACATTAGCGTATGTAACAGCGCAGGCGTCCAACTTCCCTCACTCAATCTCAATATCGGCACCCAAGCCGACTATCCGGCCGGCCATATCGCATTACTTACCGGCCACAGCACTGTCAGCCGCAACATCAACCACCTGCTGAACACAATGCATCAAGGCGTATCGCGCCACATCAGCCTCAACTACAACCTAAGCCCCACCACCTCCGCCGACTGGCTCAACCGCTTCGGCCACAACCGCCATACCAAAGTTGCCGTCATCCACTACAATCCGGCCGAAAACCAACGCGAGCTGTTCAGCGCCATCCGACACTTTACACGCCACACCCCGCTTATCCTGTTGTCCACACACCATACCAACGACACAGACAAAGCCGTCCTACACAGCCTCAGCCGCCATTGCAACTTCCTGCCGGTATTCAATATCAACGAACTCGAAGCAGCCTTAAAAGCCCATCTTTCCGGCATTCCCGTCATTACCCATCCCACTATTTTGTCCGATACGCCGATAGAATGGCTGCGCAGCACCGCCGATGCCTGCCAATTGACCCTCAACCTCCCAACCGACGCACCATCCATCCAACAAGGCTGCATCGGCAGCGACCCCACGCCCGCACGCATCCACCGCCTGGCACTCGAACAATTGCAAAATCCGCACACCCAAGCCCTGCTCGGCATTATTTCGCCGGACACACCAGATGCGTACGGCATTCATCAAACACTGAATAACTTAGCACAAAAAACCAGCAAGCCCATTCTCATCAGCCATCGTTTTTCAGACGGCCTGACCCGGTTCAACACCCCGGAAGAAGCCTTGCTGACACTTTATTTCCGCAATCAAACCGCCTGTTTGCAACAAGCGCAAAACACCCCCGCCCCGGCCAAAACAGGCCGTCTGAAAACGCCTAAAAACAAAAGTATCGATAAAGCCATTGCATCCGGTCAAACCGAGCTGATGGCAGAGGCCCTGTACCTGCCTCCGTGCCAAACCCAAAAGCATAATGCCGTTCAATTCCGATTCAGCCGTCATCCCATTTACGGCAATATCCTTACCGCCCATTACAACGGCCAAACCCAAGCCGCATTACCGCTCTTTACCACGCTCGATATCCAGCGTTTAAGCCAATTTGCAAAACTTGACAATACTTCCGTTCTCAATCAATTCCTGCATTCCCTAAACACGCTTATCCACAACAATCAGCATATCGGCGACATCATCCTCAACTACAACGGCAGCCAATACAGCAGCACCATCATTCCCGAAATTGTGGAAAAACCAGCCGCGCCGACAACCAAAATCCCCAAAAAAGCCGTCCAAACCTTAGAACAGGCCGCCGCCAAAATGCAAAGTGCCGCCGCCTACCTCCAACAAAAAAATCCGGCCGCAGCCGAGTTTCTACGCAACACCGGCGAAGCCGCGTCCGAACTGCTGCATCCTAAAACCGAAACGCCCGAAATACAAAACGTACTCGCCCCCTACCCGAACCAAACCGACACATTCACTCTACCCGACGGCAACACCCTGCACATTCGCGCACTAGAGCCTGAAGATGCCGAAGCCAAACAAAAATTTGTCCGTCAATTACCCGCGGCCGACCGCTATACGCGCTTCATGACCCACACCAACGAATTGCCGCAGCCCACACTCGCACGGCTGACCCGCCCCGATTTCCATAACGAATGCGCATGGGCCGCCTTCGCTTCAGACGGCCGTATCATCGCAGTCAGCCGTTACAGCCGCATCAATCGCAACGAATGCGAGTTCGGCATTACATTGGCTGCCGAAGCCCGCAAAACCGGCTTGGCCGGCAAAATGATGAGCCTCATTATCCAAACTGCCACACAACAAGGTTATCAAACCATGAATGCGGAAATCCTCAAAGAAAACACACCGATGCTCAAACTCGCTGAAAAATCAGGATTTACCGTTGCCCCGTCGGAAACCGACCGCGGACTGTATCAAGCAAGCCTCGATCTGAACGCATGGCAAAACAGCAACAAAAACAAATAA
- the fnr gene encoding fumarate/nitrate reduction transcriptional regulator Fnr, producing the protein MATHNATHQMKTLCSTCSLRELCLPVGLMPNEFSQLDAVIRQSRRLKKGEYLFRAGEPFTSLFAIRAGFFKTTVASQDGRDQVTGFFMSGELIGMDGICSHIHSCDAVALEDSEVCELPFTHIEELGQDIPSLRSHFFRLMSREIVRDQGVMLLLGNMRAEERLAAFLLNLSQRLYSRGFAANDFILRMSREEIGSYLGLKLETVSRTLSKFHHEGLISVEHKHIKILDATTLKKMVSGCSHAI; encoded by the coding sequence ATGGCTACACACAATGCAACACATCAAATGAAAACCTTGTGTTCCACATGTTCTTTACGCGAGCTGTGTTTGCCTGTCGGACTGATGCCTAACGAATTTTCACAATTAGACGCGGTTATTCGTCAAAGCCGCCGTCTGAAAAAAGGTGAATACCTGTTCCGTGCCGGCGAGCCGTTTACCTCTTTGTTTGCCATCCGTGCGGGCTTCTTTAAGACAACAGTCGCCAGCCAAGATGGACGAGATCAGGTAACCGGCTTTTTTATGTCGGGCGAGCTGATCGGTATGGATGGGATTTGTTCCCATATTCACAGCTGTGATGCTGTGGCTTTGGAAGACAGCGAGGTATGCGAGCTTCCGTTTACACATATTGAAGAACTTGGACAGGATATTCCCAGTCTTCGTTCTCACTTTTTCCGCTTAATGAGTCGCGAAATTGTTCGAGATCAGGGCGTTATGTTGCTTTTGGGCAATATGCGCGCTGAAGAGCGATTGGCGGCATTCTTGCTCAACTTGTCCCAGCGTCTCTATTCACGAGGTTTTGCCGCTAATGATTTTATTTTGCGGATGTCGCGTGAGGAAATCGGCAGCTATTTGGGGCTGAAACTGGAAACAGTCAGCCGCACCTTGTCTAAATTCCATCATGAAGGCTTGATTTCGGTTGAACACAAGCACATCAAAATCTTAGATGCGACAACCTTGAAGAAAATGGTTTCCGGTTGTTCGCACGCTATCTGA
- the greA gene encoding transcription elongation factor GreA encodes MQKIPLTVRGAELLKQELQHLKSVARPEVIEAIAEARSHGDLSENAEYEAAKERQGFIEGRIAELEHKLSMAHIINPAEIHAEGKIVFGTTVTLEDLETEEQVTYQIVGEDEADIKERKIYVGSPIARALIGKEEGDIAEVQAPGGVREYDIIAVQYI; translated from the coding sequence ATGCAAAAAATCCCTTTGACCGTCCGTGGTGCAGAATTGTTGAAACAAGAACTTCAACACCTCAAAAGCGTAGCACGCCCAGAAGTCATTGAAGCCATCGCCGAAGCACGTTCGCACGGCGACTTGTCTGAAAACGCAGAATACGAAGCCGCCAAAGAGCGTCAAGGCTTTATCGAAGGCCGCATCGCCGAGTTGGAACACAAACTCTCTATGGCGCACATCATCAACCCTGCCGAAATCCACGCCGAAGGCAAAATCGTATTCGGCACAACTGTGACACTGGAAGATTTGGAAACTGAAGAACAAGTTACCTACCAAATCGTCGGTGAAGATGAAGCAGACATCAAAGAACGCAAAATCTACGTTGGCTCCCCCATTGCCCGTGCCCTAATCGGCAAAGAAGAAGGCGATATTGCAGAAGTTCAAGCACCCGGTGGCGTGCGTGAATATGACATCATTGCCGTGCAATATATTTAA
- the rimM gene encoding ribosome maturation factor RimM (Essential for efficient processing of 16S rRNA) translates to MTDTQKRVAMGYIKGVFGIKGWLKIAANTEYTDSLLDYPEWQLCKDGKTLNVTLEAGKIVNGELQVKFEGIDDRDQAFALRGYTIEIPRESFAPTEEDEYYWADLVGMTVINKENIVLGKVSNLMETGANDVLMIKGEHGQILIPFVSNYIESVDTDSKTIIADWGLDY, encoded by the coding sequence ATGACAGACACTCAAAAACGGGTAGCCATGGGCTACATCAAAGGCGTATTCGGCATTAAAGGCTGGCTTAAAATTGCCGCCAATACCGAATACACCGACAGCCTGCTGGACTACCCCGAGTGGCAGTTGTGCAAGGATGGCAAAACCCTGAATGTCACGCTTGAGGCAGGTAAAATTGTCAATGGCGAACTTCAGGTCAAATTTGAAGGTATAGACGATCGCGATCAAGCATTTGCCTTGCGCGGCTATACCATCGAAATTCCCAGAGAGTCATTCGCCCCTACTGAGGAAGACGAATACTACTGGGCAGATTTAGTCGGCATGACCGTCATCAACAAAGAAAACATCGTCCTCGGCAAAGTCAGCAACCTGATGGAAACCGGTGCCAATGATGTTTTGATGATTAAAGGCGAACACGGGCAAATCCTGATTCCCTTCGTCTCCAACTATATCGAATCTGTCGATACCGACAGCAAAACCATTATCGCCGACTGGGGTTTGGACTACTGA
- the trmD gene encoding tRNA (guanosine(37)-N1)-methyltransferase TrmD encodes MLIQAITIFPEMFDSIVEYGVTGRARKQNLWQFQAINPRKFADNKLGYIDDRPFGGGPGMIMMAPPLQAAIEEAKTNSQKPAKVIYLSPQGQPLTHKKAAELAKLPHLILLCGRYEGIDERLLQRSVDEEISIGDFVVSGGELPAMMLMDAVLRLVPGVLGDIQSAEQDSFSDGLLDCPHYTKPVEFQGMMVPKVLRSGNHGLIAEWRLKQSLRRTLERRPDLLEKRSLIPKESRLLKEILQEQQEIQS; translated from the coding sequence ATGCTGATTCAAGCCATCACCATTTTTCCAGAGATGTTCGACAGCATTGTCGAATATGGCGTTACAGGCAGGGCAAGAAAACAAAACCTTTGGCAGTTTCAAGCCATTAATCCCCGAAAATTTGCCGACAACAAACTTGGCTATATCGATGATCGCCCCTTCGGAGGCGGCCCGGGAATGATTATGATGGCGCCGCCGCTTCAAGCGGCAATTGAAGAAGCTAAAACAAACTCGCAAAAACCTGCCAAAGTAATTTATCTCAGTCCGCAAGGTCAGCCGCTGACACACAAAAAGGCTGCAGAACTTGCCAAACTGCCCCATCTTATCCTTCTATGCGGACGCTATGAAGGCATAGATGAAAGACTGTTGCAACGCAGTGTGGACGAAGAAATCAGCATTGGCGACTTTGTTGTTTCGGGCGGTGAATTACCCGCCATGATGTTGATGGATGCCGTCTTAAGATTGGTACCGGGTGTATTGGGCGATATACAGTCAGCCGAACAAGACTCATTTTCAGACGGCCTTTTAGACTGTCCTCATTACACCAAACCCGTAGAATTCCAAGGCATGATGGTTCCTAAGGTCTTACGCTCAGGAAATCATGGCTTGATTGCTGAGTGGCGATTAAAACAATCGCTGCGACGCACTTTAGAGCGCCGACCCGATTTACTGGAAAAGCGCAGTTTAATCCCAAAGGAATCCCGCCTCTTAAAAGAAATCTTGCAAGAGCAACAGGAAATCCAATCATAA
- a CDS encoding DUF1289 domain-containing protein, producing the protein MEQPDFFPIPSPCIGVCEANAKGYCKGCLRSREERLYWLQMTDSQKHQVMHLLSLRKAKIRNRKTEKPDTGEHPVQNLLDF; encoded by the coding sequence ATGGAACAACCTGATTTTTTCCCCATCCCCAGTCCCTGTATAGGTGTCTGCGAAGCCAATGCCAAAGGTTATTGCAAAGGCTGCCTGCGCAGCCGGGAAGAGCGCTTGTACTGGCTCCAGATGACCGACAGCCAAAAGCATCAAGTCATGCACCTTCTATCCCTCAGGAAAGCCAAAATCCGCAACCGCAAAACAGAAAAGCCCGACACGGGCGAACATCCGGTTCAAAACCTGCTCGATTTCTAA